In Ostrea edulis chromosome 6, xbOstEdul1.1, whole genome shotgun sequence, a single window of DNA contains:
- the LOC125646620 gene encoding uncharacterized protein LOC125646620: protein MAVFKSTRSSSRYDDREDDEGDDDINKASDFVSSVKSKSETGYTADSESGGEENIEDISCKDDVDVMLTKLEEEHVFHTVRREAMKPHKPLVGVEFDPSWNKKIGAVEKTAKPAQQDDDSPAEEVESEKEEDKTGPVDDHSSSYSSVDEDSWESEYDVPSDFESDTPSEPGEEVESSVQPGMSKTKLCSDVSIEYPDKYNFGEIQAIPWSQERRANEIKDIDLKYTEKLCSDIYLMVDISRNKTILVFDQSDEALVTVSVKVPGDKDSGYIYEARIKNRSNWVARVAEHMGDQIKFHATEIESFFIVKIPLKDSAMISPQGNTLSFNHTKGVSLDIPSQTVNKPQPIVMQLNEVDKHAMKRRHSLCPEKFNINKMSQRLFIEHDIPEFLKPFSVELELETFRESADNDALVPVAFHWKEGEPTIKSKAEYALNREANKVVMTMKTFLNKSGVSVGLVAPGKINLEEAKLVYADMFLCKLVIHIRIVKPQQAMVYINCVLIENLPKIQEQYQCLWRIGESEDIYLKNFQRIRVHLSGNSVRRKSKTQRVLNCFIVFSDQAKQNCLSFPVDKDTRMGSSPSTTFDFSLDSGSKKKIHRQEFDPWMLVGMKTCSTGNISALKRSRGQTSVDFKSKRQL, encoded by the exons ATGGCAGTGTTTAAAAGTACAAG atCCTCTTCAAGATATGACGACAGAGAAGATGACGAAGGAGACGATGATATAAACAAAGCATCAGACTTCGTGTCCTCCGTGAAATC AAAATCGGAAACAGGCTATACTGCAGATTCCGAGAGTGGCGGTGAGGAAAATATTGAAGATATAAG TTGCAAAGATGACGTCGATGTCATGTTAACCAAATTAGAAGAGGAACACGTTTTTCACACCGTTCGAAG AGAAGCAATGAAACCTCATAAACCGTTGGTGGGGGTAGAGTTCGACCCTTCTTGGAACAAAAAGATCGGCGCCGTGGAAAAGACTGCAAAGCCCGCACa ACAGGATGACGATTCACCGGCAGAAGAAGTGGAGAG tgaaaaagaagaagataaaacTGGTCCAGTCGATGACCATTCCAGCTCGTACAGTTCGGTGGATGAAGACAGCTGGGAAAG TGAATATGATGTGCCTTCAGACTTTGAAAG TGATACACCTAGTGAACCAGGGGAAGAAGTAGAAAG TTCTGTACAACCCGGAATGagtaaaacaaaattatgtAGTGATGTTTCCATCGAATATCCAGATAAGTATAATTTCGGGGAAATACAAGCCATTCCGTGGTCACAGGAGAGGCGGGCCAACGAGATAAAAGACATTGATTTAAAATACACGGAAAAACTCTGTAGTGACATTTATTTGATGGTGGATATATctagaaataaaacaatcctGGTATTTGATCAAAGTGACGAAGCTTTGGTGACAGTCTCTGTCAAAGTTCCCGGTGATAAAGATTCTGGATACATTTATGAAGCAAGGATAAAGAACAGATCAAATTGGGTCGCAAGGGTTGCTGAACATATG GGCGATCAAATTAAATTTCACGCAACAGAAATCGAGTCTTTTTTCATCGTAAAGATTCCTCTGAAAGATTCTGCTATGATTTCCCCGCAGGGAAACACACTCTCTTTCAATCACACAAAGGGTGTGTCTCTGGATATACCATCACAGACCGTAAACAAACCTCAGCCCATTGTCATGCAG ctCAATGAAGTGGACAAGCATGCAATGAAGCGCCGTCACAGTTTATGCCCTGAAAAATTCAACATCAATAAAATGTCACAAAGGTTATTCATCGAGCATGATATACCAGAATTTCTCAAACCTTTTTCGGTGGAACTGGAACTTGAAACCTTCCGTGAGTCAGCAGACAACGACGCTCTGGTACCAGTAGCCTTCCATTGGAAAGAAGGGGAACCAACTATCAAATCTAAAGCAGAATATGCTTTAAATCGGGAGGCCAACAAAGTCGTGATGACTATGAAGACTTTCCTAAATAAATCGGG AGTATCTGTTGGTTTGGTTGCTCCTGGTAAAATAAACCTAGAAGAGGCCAAACTTGTTTATGCTGATATGTTCCTGTGTAAACTGGTAATTCACATCAGAATCGTCAAACCTCAACAAGCTATGGTTTACATCAACTGTGTATTGATAGAAAACCTTCCAAAAATTCAAGAACAGTATCAGTGTTTATGGAGGATAGGAGAATCGGAAGACATATATCTCAAGAACTTCCAAAGAATCCGAGTCCATCTGTCTGGAAATTCTGTTCGTAGAAAGTCCAAAACGCAGAGGGTTCTCAACTGTTTCATCGTGTTTTCTGACCAAGCAAAGCAGAATTGTTTATCATTTCCAGTTGATAAAGACACAAGGATGGGCTCGAGCCCGAGTACGACATTTGATTTTAGTTTGGACAGCGGTTCAAAAAAGAAAATCCACCGACAAGAGTTCGATCCATGGATGTTAGTGGGAATGAAAACCTGTTCCACAGGAAATATTTCAGCGTTAAAGCGCAGCAGGGGACAAACATCTGTCGATTTTAAATCAAAAAGGCAACTTTAA